A window of Costertonia aggregata contains these coding sequences:
- a CDS encoding tetratricopeptide repeat protein encodes MLKQITAFLPIFMGFFWMANAQESKIYTHEDVAYLEALELYNNKQYQAAQRIFETVKANTSDVETQANSTYYVANAAIRLNQIGADKLMEDFVERYPTSTKRNSAFSDVADYYFETGKYPYALKWYDKVDQSAMSRKEKERFNFNYGYALFSSKKTKEAERYLSKVANSPTYGSQAKYYLGYISYQQDDYDGANERFDQITDQELLDEKLSYYQADMNFKLGNFEESIALAKKQLPKSDRKEVSELNKIIGESYFNLKQYENAVPYLKEYKGKRGKWSNTDYYLLGYSYYKQGDYENAIQQFNKIIGGTNSVSQNAYYHLAECYLNVDKKQEALNAFKNAAQMDFSSEIQKDAYLNYARLSYEIGNAYESVPQVISSYLEKYPNDANSGEMQELLVDSYITSKNFKGAMELLEDNKNYASKATYQKVAFYRGVELFMDADHASALENFTKSLDSAEDAIFTARAQYWKGESEYVLNRFDDALSSFSKFKTAPSAKSVPEYANLDYNLAYTYFKLKNYGQAIDYFQKYTASNNAESEKRNDAYLRLGDSYFVTSTYWPAIESYNKVLASNSPEKDYAAFQKALSYGFVDRVADKIKGLDNLVSQFSNSSLRDDALFELGNSYVKTNKEKEGLQAYDQLIRDFKKSSLVPQAMLRQGLIHYNANRNEQALTKFKTVAKDYPGTQEAVQAVTTAKLIYVDLGRVNEYAAWVENLDFIEVTDTELDNATFESAEKQLLEGKDDAALRGLREYVDQFPNGLHSLRANFNLAQLYFKKGDTNNALTHYKNVTDKGVNEYTEQSLARISEIYIAKDQYSDAIPFLERLETSAQIQQNITFSQSNLMKGYYEQKDYEQTITYANKVLATAKIDDRIKSDAHVMIARSAIQTNDEAKAEEAYKEVKKIATGKLAAEAWYYDAYFKHKARDFEASNIAVQKLAKDFSAYKEWGGKGLILMAKNFYALDDAYQATYILDNVITNFEQFPEIVAQARGELSIIKAKEAKRNSSVDPDDN; translated from the coding sequence ATGCTTAAACAGATCACCGCTTTTCTTCCCATTTTCATGGGATTTTTTTGGATGGCTAATGCTCAGGAATCCAAAATTTACACACACGAAGATGTTGCCTATTTAGAAGCTTTGGAGCTGTACAACAACAAGCAGTACCAAGCCGCCCAACGTATATTTGAAACGGTCAAGGCTAATACGTCGGATGTTGAGACCCAGGCCAACAGCACATATTATGTTGCCAACGCCGCTATACGGTTAAACCAGATAGGGGCCGATAAATTAATGGAGGATTTTGTGGAGCGTTACCCGACCTCGACCAAAAGAAACTCAGCTTTTTCCGATGTTGCCGATTATTATTTCGAAACCGGAAAATACCCATATGCCTTAAAATGGTACGATAAAGTGGATCAAAGTGCGATGTCCCGAAAAGAAAAGGAACGTTTCAACTTTAATTATGGGTATGCCTTGTTTTCATCAAAAAAAACAAAAGAAGCCGAACGTTACTTGAGCAAGGTCGCCAATTCACCCACATATGGTTCGCAAGCTAAATATTATTTGGGTTATATTTCATACCAACAGGACGATTATGATGGGGCCAACGAACGATTTGACCAAATTACCGATCAAGAATTGTTGGACGAAAAGCTTTCCTATTACCAAGCCGACATGAATTTTAAGCTGGGTAATTTTGAGGAATCCATTGCTTTGGCAAAAAAACAATTGCCAAAATCGGATAGAAAAGAAGTTTCCGAGCTGAACAAAATCATAGGGGAGAGTTATTTTAACCTAAAACAGTATGAAAATGCAGTTCCCTATTTAAAAGAATACAAGGGTAAGCGTGGCAAATGGAGCAACACCGACTACTATCTTTTAGGATATTCCTATTACAAGCAGGGCGATTATGAAAATGCCATTCAACAATTCAATAAAATTATAGGCGGTACCAACAGTGTTTCGCAAAACGCTTATTATCATTTGGCGGAGTGTTATTTAAACGTAGATAAAAAGCAAGAAGCTTTGAACGCTTTCAAAAACGCCGCCCAAATGGATTTTTCTTCCGAAATCCAAAAAGATGCATACTTGAACTACGCACGGTTAAGCTACGAAATAGGCAATGCATATGAATCGGTTCCTCAAGTAATTTCAAGTTATTTGGAGAAATATCCCAATGATGCCAATTCGGGGGAGATGCAAGAGCTTTTGGTAGATTCTTACATAACATCCAAAAACTTCAAGGGTGCGATGGAACTGTTGGAGGACAATAAAAATTATGCCAGCAAGGCCACCTATCAAAAAGTTGCCTTTTATAGAGGGGTAGAGCTGTTTATGGATGCCGATCACGCAAGTGCATTGGAGAATTTCACCAAATCCTTGGATAGTGCCGAAGATGCGATTTTTACCGCAAGGGCCCAATATTGGAAAGGAGAATCCGAATATGTATTGAATAGGTTTGATGATGCTTTAAGCAGCTTTTCCAAATTCAAAACGGCCCCTTCTGCAAAATCAGTCCCTGAGTATGCTAATCTGGACTATAATTTGGCGTACACCTATTTTAAGTTGAAAAATTATGGACAAGCAATCGATTATTTTCAAAAGTATACGGCTTCAAACAATGCCGAAAGCGAAAAACGAAATGACGCCTATTTGCGTTTGGGCGATAGTTATTTTGTGACCAGCACATATTGGCCCGCCATAGAATCCTACAACAAGGTTTTGGCGAGTAATAGCCCCGAAAAAGATTATGCGGCCTTTCAAAAAGCATTGAGCTACGGGTTTGTAGATAGGGTTGCGGACAAAATTAAAGGGCTCGATAATCTCGTCTCCCAATTTTCAAATTCAAGTCTACGCGACGATGCCCTTTTTGAATTGGGCAACTCATATGTAAAAACAAATAAAGAAAAAGAAGGCCTACAAGCTTATGATCAGTTGATACGTGACTTTAAAAAAAGTAGCTTGGTGCCCCAGGCCATGCTACGCCAAGGGCTAATACATTACAACGCTAACCGAAACGAGCAAGCTTTGACCAAATTCAAGACCGTAGCCAAGGATTATCCCGGTACACAAGAAGCCGTACAGGCCGTAACTACTGCAAAACTGATTTATGTTGATCTAGGGCGCGTAAACGAATATGCCGCATGGGTAGAAAACCTTGATTTTATTGAGGTTACCGATACAGAACTGGATAATGCTACTTTTGAATCGGCCGAAAAACAACTTCTAGAAGGTAAGGACGATGCAGCACTCAGGGGATTACGTGAATATGTTGACCAATTTCCGAACGGACTGCATAGTCTGAGGGCGAACTTTAATTTGGCACAACTCTATTTCAAAAAAGGTGACACGAACAATGCCTTGACCCATTATAAAAATGTGACCGATAAGGGAGTGAACGAATATACGGAACAATCCTTGGCACGCATATCCGAAATCTATATCGCAAAGGATCAATATTCTGATGCTATCCCGTTTTTGGAACGATTGGAAACTTCGGCACAGATTCAGCAGAATATAACATTTTCCCAATCTAACCTTATGAAGGGATATTATGAACAAAAAGATTATGAACAGACCATAACTTACGCCAACAAAGTTTTGGCCACTGCAAAAATAGATGATCGTATCAAGAGCGATGCCCACGTGATGATTGCACGCTCGGCTATCCAGACCAATGATGAAGCAAAGGCAGAAGAGGCTTACAAAGAGGTCAAAAAAATAGCAACTGGCAAGTTGGCGGCCGAAGCTTGGTATTATGATGCTTATTTTAAACATAAGGCTCGGGATTTTGAAGCTTCAAACATCGCCGTACAAAAATTGGCCAAAGATTTTTCGGCCTACAAGGAATGGGGCGGAAAAGGTCTAATACTCATGGCAAAAAACTTCTATGCCCTGGATGATGCCTATCAGGCTACCTATATTTTGGATAATGTGATTACCAATTTTGAACAGTTTCCCGAAATTGTTGCCCAGGCTAGAGGCGAGCTTTCCATTATCAAGGCAAAAGAAGCAAAGCGCAATTCATCCGTTGACCCCGACGATAATTAA
- a CDS encoding TonB-dependent receptor, whose amino-acid sequence MYKHIKILSFIFLSTIQIAMAQEKDSIGTETVTVVKSYRPTISDAFKIKSVPNLNDSIVLKKKEIKYTIFSVPVASTFTPAKGKAAKVEKTPPPKLFNSYASVGLGNFNNALVDFYTSRGFNRGEDRLDIGLNHFSSRGDIDNTVLDTDFYNTKLDVGYAKRDRDFNWGTNIGLQHQLYNWYGTPDDTFDFPPNVFVEIDRKNFRQNYFNAELGGYINLEDSFFKTGKVLVRRFWDATTSAENRLVLEPTFELPITEELLTIKTKFDYVGGNFENANLNNEENTPEVDYAHMQIGVNPSIVILRDDLTLNLGANIVYGLDTENSDSNFYIYPTVTASYRLLDEVAIVYGGIEGQLRQNSYHGFVDENPFVSPTLLIGPTDQQYDGYIGLKGQLLSNVSYNLKGSYMAENRRPLFKLNPVNLFRNDEKGYTLGNSFEVFYDDIKTLGLFGEINVDVNRNFSLGLNAEVYDYNTETGQPAWNLPNLKGSLTMDYQIGEKWFMGANLFYVGERDDIRSEVIQNALPSQFPSETINLDAFFDANAHLGYRFNEQLSIFAKASNIANNDYQRWANFRVQSFQVLAGATYKFDF is encoded by the coding sequence ATGTATAAGCATATTAAAATACTGTCGTTTATATTTTTGAGTACTATCCAGATAGCAATGGCCCAAGAAAAGGATAGTATTGGCACAGAAACGGTTACGGTGGTAAAATCCTATAGACCTACCATTTCGGATGCGTTTAAAATTAAGTCTGTCCCCAATTTGAATGATTCTATCGTTCTGAAAAAAAAAGAAATTAAGTATACTATATTTTCGGTCCCGGTAGCATCAACGTTTACCCCCGCTAAGGGAAAAGCGGCCAAAGTAGAAAAAACACCACCGCCTAAATTGTTCAACTCCTATGCTTCGGTAGGTTTGGGTAATTTCAACAATGCATTGGTCGATTTTTATACAAGCAGAGGATTCAACAGGGGCGAAGATCGGTTGGATATCGGTTTGAACCATTTCTCTTCAAGGGGGGACATAGACAATACGGTTCTGGATACCGATTTTTACAATACAAAGTTAGATGTTGGCTACGCCAAACGGGATAGGGATTTTAATTGGGGAACCAATATTGGCCTACAACATCAGTTGTACAATTGGTACGGTACGCCCGACGATACTTTTGATTTTCCACCAAATGTATTCGTGGAAATAGACCGAAAGAATTTTCGTCAAAACTATTTCAATGCCGAATTGGGAGGGTATATCAACCTAGAAGATTCGTTCTTTAAAACTGGTAAAGTGTTGGTAAGAAGGTTTTGGGATGCGACAACTTCCGCAGAAAACAGGTTGGTTTTGGAACCCACCTTTGAACTGCCCATTACCGAAGAACTTTTGACCATCAAGACCAAGTTTGATTATGTTGGGGGCAACTTTGAGAATGCCAACCTCAATAACGAGGAAAATACTCCAGAAGTTGATTATGCCCATATGCAAATCGGGGTCAACCCAAGTATTGTGATATTACGGGACGACCTCACGCTTAATTTGGGTGCAAATATCGTATATGGCCTTGATACCGAGAATAGTGACAGTAATTTCTATATATATCCTACGGTTACGGCTTCATATCGATTGTTGGATGAGGTCGCCATAGTATATGGTGGTATCGAGGGGCAATTGAGACAAAACTCATACCATGGTTTTGTTGATGAGAACCCATTTGTGTCGCCGACCCTTTTGATAGGTCCTACCGATCAGCAGTACGATGGTTATATAGGTTTAAAAGGGCAATTGCTCTCTAATGTTAGCTATAACCTAAAAGGCTCATATATGGCTGAGAACAGGAGGCCGTTGTTCAAATTAAATCCGGTAAATCTGTTCAGGAATGATGAGAAGGGGTATACTTTAGGCAATTCTTTCGAAGTTTTTTACGATGATATAAAAACCTTGGGCCTATTTGGCGAAATAAATGTAGATGTAAACCGTAATTTTTCATTGGGCCTCAATGCAGAAGTGTATGATTACAACACCGAAACCGGTCAACCCGCTTGGAATTTGCCCAACCTAAAAGGGTCTTTGACGATGGACTACCAAATAGGGGAAAAGTGGTTTATGGGGGCCAATCTTTTCTACGTGGGCGAACGGGACGATATACGCTCAGAAGTAATACAAAACGCCCTGCCTTCACAATTTCCCAGTGAAACGATAAACCTTGATGCATTTTTTGATGCCAATGCACATTTGGGCTATCGGTTTAACGAGCAACTTTCCATTTTTGCAAAGGCTTCCAACATAGCCAATAATGATTACCAACGTTGGGCCAATTTTAGGGTGCAAAGTTTTCAGGTATTGGCAGGGGCTACCTATAAGTTCGATTTTTAA
- a CDS encoding OmpA family protein has protein sequence MIFFYILFLGHAVMGQNLVVNPSFEDHKSCPKFLSNFSSDIKDWSTPSRGTTDYFHSCSENMGMPNNFNGFQKTKFGEAYAGLYLYAPNDYREYIQAKLTKTLTKGVLYRVSFQISLAEASDYALKDIFVLFSDHILKIATDKTLSKSILARLRDVKTYLVPIAADKYYGDSKKWTLVSFEYKAKGTERYMSIGNFKSNSRTRKVKPKNIGPRPKRKQKGLVSYYYLDMVSIEKVAHETELVSYELDKPHIFKNVLFDFDAYTLSDVSKKEIKRVYEYLKNNTQFQICISGHTDDQGTIFYNASLARKRAKIVSDYLMELGLPRTRITWQGKGGAFPIADNTSEAGRKQNRRVEFVISQKVEPELNK, from the coding sequence TTGATTTTTTTCTATATCCTTTTTTTGGGTCATGCGGTCATGGGGCAAAACCTTGTTGTAAACCCAAGTTTTGAAGACCATAAAAGTTGTCCAAAATTTCTAAGTAATTTTAGTAGTGATATAAAAGATTGGTCAACACCTAGCAGGGGAACAACAGACTATTTTCACAGTTGTAGTGAAAATATGGGAATGCCCAATAATTTTAACGGGTTTCAAAAGACAAAGTTTGGGGAAGCCTATGCGGGTTTGTACCTGTACGCCCCAAACGACTACCGGGAATACATTCAAGCCAAGCTAACCAAAACGTTGACCAAAGGGGTTTTGTACAGGGTTTCTTTTCAAATAAGCCTGGCGGAAGCATCCGATTATGCACTCAAGGACATTTTTGTTTTATTTAGTGACCATATCTTGAAAATAGCAACGGATAAGACCTTGTCCAAATCTATTTTAGCGCGATTAAGGGATGTGAAAACCTATTTGGTTCCCATAGCTGCGGATAAGTATTACGGGGATTCTAAAAAATGGACTTTGGTCTCGTTTGAATACAAGGCAAAAGGAACCGAACGATATATGTCTATCGGAAATTTCAAAAGCAACTCCCGAACTCGAAAAGTCAAGCCCAAAAATATTGGCCCAAGACCTAAAAGAAAGCAAAAAGGTTTGGTTTCTTATTATTATTTGGATATGGTTTCAATAGAAAAGGTTGCCCACGAAACCGAATTGGTTTCCTACGAGTTGGATAAGCCCCATATTTTCAAAAACGTGCTATTTGATTTTGATGCCTACACACTTTCGGATGTTTCAAAGAAAGAGATAAAACGTGTTTATGAGTACTTAAAAAACAATACGCAATTTCAGATTTGTATTTCTGGTCATACAGATGATCAAGGGACTATTTTTTATAATGCCAGTTTGGCTAGAAAAAGGGCAAAAATAGTATCCGATTACTTAATGGAATTGGGGCTGCCCCGAACTCGTATCACATGGCAGGGCAAAGGAGGGGCTTTTCCCATTGCTGACAATACAAGTGAGGCGGGCCGTAAACAAAATAGACGGGTTGAATTTGTGATTTCCCAAAAAGTTGAGCCCGAGCTGAACAAATAA